The Flavobacterium marginilacus genome window below encodes:
- a CDS encoding IS982 family transposase has protein sequence MICFDKITDIFSIVDEFCKDFDKTTQSFLLGKPSKRPSIMSKSEVITIYLLFHLSGFRCFKHYYIFYVQKHMQNEFPNTVSYNRFLELMQSVLLPMTIFAKTCCLGNCTGISFVDSTPIRVCKNKRISRNKVFKGIATTGKSTMGWFHGFKLHIIINDKGELLSFAVTQANVDDREPLKNEGFLNAIFGKLFGDKGYISEKLSQLLFVDGIQLITSIRNNMKNSLMEMSDKILLRKRSIIETVNDELKNICQVEHSRHRSFTNFLSNLIAGIIAYNFLPKKPSLKYETIKTNQLAVFY, from the coding sequence ATGATTTGTTTTGATAAAATTACAGATATTTTTTCTATTGTTGATGAATTTTGCAAAGATTTTGATAAAACCACACAGTCTTTTCTGCTAGGAAAACCTTCCAAACGTCCTTCGATTATGTCAAAATCAGAAGTAATTACAATTTATTTACTTTTTCATTTGAGTGGTTTTCGCTGTTTCAAGCATTATTACATTTTTTATGTCCAAAAGCATATGCAAAATGAATTTCCTAATACAGTTTCTTATAATCGCTTTTTAGAACTAATGCAAAGTGTTCTTTTGCCAATGACAATTTTTGCCAAAACCTGTTGCTTAGGCAATTGCACAGGCATTTCGTTTGTAGACTCAACACCAATTAGAGTTTGTAAAAACAAACGAATCAGTAGAAACAAAGTTTTTAAAGGTATTGCCACTACAGGGAAATCTACAATGGGCTGGTTTCATGGGTTTAAACTCCACATCATCATTAATGACAAAGGAGAATTGTTAAGTTTTGCTGTAACTCAAGCCAACGTAGATGATAGAGAGCCACTGAAAAATGAGGGCTTTTTGAATGCTATTTTCGGAAAACTATTTGGTGATAAAGGATATATAAGCGAGAAACTCTCTCAATTATTATTTGTTGATGGAATCCAATTAATTACAAGTATTCGAAATAATATGAAAAATAGTTTGATGGAAATGAGTGATAAAATTTTACTCCGTAAACGTTCAATAATAGAAACGGTTAACGATGAACTTAAAAATATTTGCCAAGTTGAACATTCTAGACATCGTTCATTTACCAACTTTTTGTCAAATCTTATCGCTGGAATAATTGCTTATAATTTTCTGCCTAAAAAACCTTCTTTGAAATACGAAACGATTAAAACTAACCAATTGGCTGTATTTTATTAA
- a CDS encoding T9SS type B sorting domain-containing protein, giving the protein MGGKRSLLGLPAFSQSYFNPSFSIKNVCLGAATEFTLSGSQTINTANWNFGDGTTSTDLNPTHIYSVAGTYNVSVTATNTTGTSTKTKNVIIYQMPSSTKPQDILVCDDNNDGLHLFDLTTQNTAILNGQDPNLYSVNYFANNTAIPSPTSYINTAAYHQETITAEVSNKANGECKSNTTFNIDVFDTPKPNTIISSLTSCDNISFGTDHDGKVIFDLTQKGTSILNGQSAGQFLISYYKDAGLTQPILNPTAYQNTIPIETIHIKVANKDNPNCTATTSFKIEVFALPMVTSVEDLKQCDDDIDGFSVFNLEEAINKITANAATETIAFFETALDAQNNTNPILNQTNYTNQTVSIDKVFARVTNSNGCFRVAQLNLIVSTTQIPLTFKRDFIQCDDIDFGTNTDGITSFDFSSVANQIQSIFPVGQQLNITYYQNVADALAEKNAIADISNYRNTSSPKTQNIYIRVDSKLNNDCLGLGSHITLTVEPIPIVQSMKQNHCDDNQDGLYAFDTSTIQAKLLNGLTNVTVSYFDQNNNPLPSPLPNPFLTGSQTLKAAVKNNTPAACSFETTLQFIVDDLPEAFPIAPSLTTVCDDEADPVLQDGKYAFDTSSFQTSILKGQTGMIVNYFDGNNNSLSSPLPNPFITGTQNVKVEVVNPLNPSCIATAIIPFVVNPVPKIQLTGDELVCSDLPTFTKIINAGLLNEIQKGNFSYNWALDENPIADQTNYDLTVNKKGIYTVKTTNSQGCSATRIITVNASDKATVQVNIVDLSSENSITVLAAGAGNYIYSLDNEFTDYQSSNIFANVSAGIHIVYVKDVNGCGIVPKEVAILGIPNYFTPNQDGYNDTWNLKGVNTVFNARTTVRIFDRYGKLIKEINPMGEGWDGTYIGQQMPATDYWYTIQLEDGRSFKGHFALKR; this is encoded by the coding sequence TTGGGAGGAAAAAGGTCGCTGCTAGGTTTGCCTGCTTTTTCTCAATCCTACTTCAACCCTTCTTTTTCAATCAAAAATGTATGTCTGGGTGCCGCTACCGAATTTACATTAAGTGGATCCCAAACCATAAACACTGCCAATTGGAATTTCGGTGATGGGACTACATCAACAGATCTAAATCCAACCCATATCTATTCCGTGGCTGGTACATATAACGTTTCTGTCACAGCAACTAATACAACTGGAACTAGTACCAAAACTAAGAACGTAATTATCTATCAAATGCCAAGTTCAACAAAACCACAAGATATATTGGTTTGCGATGACAATAATGATGGTTTGCATCTTTTTGATTTAACCACACAAAATACCGCTATTTTAAACGGACAAGACCCTAATTTATACTCGGTAAATTATTTTGCTAATAATACAGCCATTCCTTCGCCAACTTCTTATATTAATACAGCTGCGTATCACCAAGAAACCATAACAGCCGAAGTTTCCAACAAAGCAAATGGTGAATGCAAAAGCAACACCACATTTAACATTGATGTTTTTGATACACCAAAACCGAATACAATTATTTCCAGTCTGACGAGTTGCGACAATATCAGTTTCGGGACGGATCATGACGGTAAAGTCATCTTTGATTTGACTCAAAAAGGCACTAGTATTCTAAATGGTCAATCTGCTGGCCAATTTTTGATTTCATATTACAAAGATGCTGGGTTGACACAACCCATATTGAATCCAACAGCTTATCAAAATACCATTCCAATAGAAACTATTCATATAAAAGTGGCTAACAAAGATAATCCGAATTGTACAGCGACTACTTCATTCAAAATTGAGGTATTTGCCTTACCCATGGTAACTTCAGTTGAGGATTTAAAACAATGTGACGATGATATTGATGGATTTAGTGTTTTTAATCTGGAAGAAGCCATCAATAAAATAACGGCTAATGCAGCAACTGAAACAATTGCTTTTTTTGAAACGGCTTTAGATGCCCAAAACAACACCAACCCTATTCTAAATCAAACAAACTATACCAATCAAACCGTCAGCATTGACAAGGTTTTTGCAAGAGTAACCAATAGCAACGGCTGTTTCAGAGTGGCGCAACTGAATCTTATTGTTTCTACCACTCAAATTCCGTTGACTTTTAAGAGAGATTTTATACAGTGTGACGATATTGATTTTGGCACGAATACTGATGGTATTACTTCTTTTGATTTTAGCAGCGTTGCGAATCAAATCCAGAGCATATTTCCTGTTGGACAGCAATTAAATATTACCTATTATCAAAATGTAGCCGATGCTTTAGCTGAAAAAAATGCAATTGCTGATATTTCGAATTACAGAAATACAAGCTCTCCAAAAACACAAAATATCTATATCCGTGTTGATAGCAAACTAAATAATGATTGTTTGGGATTAGGAAGCCATATTACACTTACTGTAGAACCTATTCCTATTGTACAATCTATGAAACAAAATCACTGTGATGACAATCAGGATGGGCTGTATGCTTTTGACACTTCGACTATTCAAGCCAAGCTATTGAATGGATTGACCAATGTAACGGTTTCTTATTTTGACCAAAATAATAATCCATTGCCGAGTCCATTACCAAATCCGTTTTTAACAGGTTCACAGACGCTAAAAGCAGCTGTAAAAAACAATACTCCAGCAGCTTGTTCATTTGAGACTACTTTACAGTTTATTGTGGATGATTTGCCCGAAGCTTTCCCAATTGCTCCATCATTAACAACTGTTTGCGATGATGAAGCTGATCCTGTTTTGCAGGACGGAAAGTATGCTTTTGACACTTCCAGTTTTCAAACTTCAATTTTGAAAGGGCAAACTGGAATGATCGTAAACTATTTTGACGGGAATAATAATTCACTTTCCAGTCCGTTGCCGAATCCTTTTATAACTGGCACACAAAATGTAAAAGTAGAAGTTGTAAACCCCTTAAATCCTTCTTGTATAGCAACTGCAATTATTCCGTTTGTGGTTAACCCAGTGCCAAAAATTCAATTAACAGGAGATGAATTAGTATGCAGTGACTTACCAACTTTTACCAAAATTATCAATGCTGGATTATTGAACGAAATCCAAAAAGGCAATTTTAGTTATAATTGGGCATTAGACGAAAACCCAATTGCTGATCAAACCAATTATGATTTAACTGTCAATAAAAAAGGAATCTACACGGTAAAAACAACCAATAGTCAAGGCTGTTCTGCAACAAGAATCATCACTGTAAATGCATCAGATAAAGCAACAGTGCAAGTCAATATTGTTGATTTATCTTCGGAAAACAGCATAACTGTTTTGGCAGCCGGTGCTGGTAATTATATCTATTCTTTGGATAATGAATTTACAGACTATCAAAGCAGTAATATTTTTGCCAATGTTTCTGCAGGCATTCATATAGTGTATGTAAAAGACGTAAATGGTTGTGGAATTGTCCCTAAAGAAGTTGCCATTTTAGGGATTCCAAATTATTTCACACCTAATCAAGATGGATATAATGATACTTGGAATCTAAAAGGAGTTAATACTGTTTTCAATGCAAGAACAACAGTGCGGATTTTTGATCGTTACGGAAAATTGATAAAAGAAATCAATCCCATGGGAGAAGGCTGGGACGGAACTTATATAGGCCAGCAAATGCCAGCTACTGATTATTGGTACACGATTCAACTGGAAGACGGCAGAAGTTTCAAAGGCCATTTTGCTTTGAAGAGATAG
- a CDS encoding site-specific integrase: protein MIIDKYENHPQCNNEDRLLPILSNQKMNAYLKEIAGVCEIEKELTFHIARHTFATTVTLTNGVPIESVSKMLGHKNLRTTQHYAKVLDRKVSEDMKILKDKFAFKNSTAKAAKSI, encoded by the coding sequence ATGATAATCGATAAATACGAAAATCATCCACAATGTAATAATGAAGATAGACTACTGCCAATCTTATCAAATCAAAAAATGAATGCCTATCTAAAAGAAATAGCTGGTGTTTGCGAGATTGAAAAAGAACTAACCTTTCATATTGCCCGACATACTTTTGCAACGACTGTAACACTCACAAATGGCGTTCCTATCGAAAGTGTGAGTAAAATGCTAGGTCATAAAAACTTGCGAACTACGCAGCACTATGCAAAGGTATTGGATAGAAAAGTGAGTGAGGATATGAAAATATTGAAAGATAAATTTGCATTTAAAAATTCAACTGCTAAAGCAGCTAAGTCCATTTAA
- a CDS encoding site-specific integrase, with protein MKTKVSILFYAKKAKANVNGLIPIYTRITIDGKRIELSSNRFVEISKWSTEAGKMKGNSEEARSINNHLNMLRIQIIDMQMELVHKKIPVTAETLKSKILGVDERVRILVPIFQDHNNNIKELVGKEYAPGTLERYKTSLSHTVEFLQWKYKVSDIDINKIDHAFVTDYEFWLRSVRNCANNTAVKYLKNFNKIIKICLDNDWLDKNPFANYKSKVKEVERVYLSEEEIQNIINKDLKTERLELVRDIFLFSCFTGLAYIDVKNLTKSQ; from the coding sequence ATGAAAACAAAAGTATCTATTCTCTTTTACGCAAAGAAAGCAAAAGCCAATGTAAATGGTTTAATTCCTATTTACACTCGAATTACTATTGATGGCAAAAGAATTGAATTAAGTTCTAACAGATTTGTAGAAATATCTAAATGGTCCACAGAAGCCGGCAAAATGAAAGGCAACTCAGAAGAAGCTCGTTCAATAAACAATCATCTCAATATGTTGAGAATTCAAATTATTGATATGCAAATGGAATTAGTTCACAAGAAAATTCCAGTAACTGCCGAAACTCTCAAAAGTAAAATACTGGGAGTAGATGAACGAGTAAGGATACTGGTTCCAATCTTTCAAGACCATAACAATAATATCAAAGAACTCGTTGGTAAAGAATACGCTCCAGGAACATTAGAACGCTATAAAACATCTTTAAGTCACACCGTAGAGTTTTTACAGTGGAAATATAAAGTTTCCGATATTGATATTAATAAAATAGATCACGCCTTTGTAACCGATTATGAATTTTGGTTGCGAAGTGTCCGAAACTGTGCTAATAATACAGCTGTCAAGTATCTCAAAAACTTCAATAAAATAATTAAGATTTGTTTGGACAATGACTGGTTAGATAAAAATCCATTTGCAAATTACAAATCGAAAGTTAAAGAAGTGGAAAGAGTTTATTTATCTGAAGAAGAAATTCAAAACATTATCAACAAGGATTTAAAAACAGAGAGATTAGAATTAGTTCGTGACATTTTTCTTTTTAGCTGCTTTACTGGTTTGGCTTATATAGATGTCAAAAACTTAACAAAGTCCCAATAA
- a CDS encoding ISAon1 family transposase N-terminal region protein — protein sequence MTSIDLLKFMLPDFLVDHFEVVSANETQEILHLYFEEKAKAPKEFDTLELVSKGFVDEITIQDFPLRGKFVYLHIKRRRWTNKTNGEILKRDWTLVAKGTRMTQEFAAFLKEINR from the coding sequence ATGACTTCTATAGACCTTTTGAAATTTATGCTGCCTGATTTTTTAGTTGACCACTTTGAGGTAGTTTCTGCTAATGAAACTCAGGAGATATTACACCTATACTTTGAGGAAAAAGCCAAAGCCCCTAAAGAGTTTGATACACTTGAATTAGTATCAAAGGGATTTGTGGATGAAATTACCATTCAGGATTTCCCTCTACGAGGTAAGTTTGTGTATTTACATATCAAAAGACGTCGTTGGACTAATAAAACCAATGGAGAAATCCTTAAAAGAGATTGGACCTTAGTTGCTAAAGGAACCCGCATGACTCAAGAGTTTGCGGCTTTTTTAAAAGAAATCAATAGATAA
- a CDS encoding ISAon1 family transposase encodes MGRFFGVNGKKLQRQYKKHLSSFNTWAPREHAHQWILYPENIGTHLSIDEVALSQGELYTIVTNKKFKGKQGCLVAIIAGTKADQVIEHISKIDYKKRSGVQEITLDMANSMKLISKKCFPKAIQVTDRFHVQKLALEAMQEIRIKHRWEAMDLENQLIMQAKKENKTFIQELLPNGDSLKQLLARSRYVLYKSREKWTEHQNERAQLLFELYPDIKKAYGLSQQLRGIYNNNNDKHVAMTKLAHWYRNVEESGFKNFNILLNTVTINYQTILNYFDNRSTNASAESFNAKIKAFRSQFRGVRKIDFFLFRLSNIFA; translated from the coding sequence ATCGGAAGGTTTTTCGGGGTCAACGGAAAAAAACTTCAAAGACAGTATAAAAAACACCTGAGCTCCTTTAATACCTGGGCTCCACGAGAACATGCCCATCAGTGGATTCTTTACCCTGAAAACATAGGTACACACTTATCGATTGATGAAGTAGCTTTGTCTCAGGGAGAGCTTTACACCATTGTAACCAACAAGAAGTTCAAAGGCAAACAAGGTTGCTTAGTGGCTATTATTGCTGGAACAAAGGCAGATCAAGTCATAGAACACATCAGTAAGATTGATTATAAAAAAAGAAGTGGTGTTCAAGAGATAACACTGGACATGGCTAATTCTATGAAACTGATCTCCAAAAAATGCTTCCCAAAAGCAATACAGGTCACTGACAGATTCCATGTTCAAAAATTAGCATTGGAAGCCATGCAAGAAATCAGAATCAAACATCGCTGGGAAGCTATGGATCTTGAGAATCAATTGATAATGCAAGCCAAAAAAGAGAATAAAACATTTATACAGGAGCTCTTGCCTAATGGAGATTCCTTAAAACAGCTTTTGGCAAGAAGCAGATATGTACTTTATAAATCTCGCGAAAAATGGACTGAGCACCAAAATGAGAGAGCGCAATTGTTATTTGAATTATATCCAGATATAAAGAAAGCTTACGGTTTGAGTCAACAACTTCGAGGTATTTACAATAACAACAACGACAAGCACGTTGCGATGACAAAACTAGCACATTGGTACAGGAATGTAGAAGAATCAGGGTTTAAAAACTTTAATATATTACTCAATACGGTAACTATTAACTATCAGACAATTTTAAACTACTTTGATAACAGGAGTACCAATGCTTCTGCAGAATCTTTTAATGCCAAAATAAAAGCATTTAGAAGTCAGTTTAGAGGTGTAAGAAAGATAGATTTCTTTCTATTCAGATTATCTAATATTTTTGCCTAA